Proteins from a single region of Megalopta genalis isolate 19385.01 chromosome 3, iyMegGena1_principal, whole genome shotgun sequence:
- the LOC117218168 gene encoding uncharacterized protein LOC117218168 isoform X2, translating into MLRLPVVTVAIISMLVSGNTVLPNAVVQKGATETSAIPQTKIDATNPPSINDSSDAITSVDPGENKKGGVDVNKAAASPKTTNVPGTIPQHIANPSESEKHKKCNSTKEPEDMQGCYVTPSDSGENVDENATQTVTESTTIASAVTKKPEANKTESQTPEPSPEKPKENDNRTNNKKKVNKDDNKENDNNKKKVTVDNNGKSNTNVTIVMINSTKPTDHVVYEVVSTEASHEKNTNDTGNGTIFSTVQPVALDGTTVSTNSVAPLIADKGAIKEPGDVVAQVKSAERNKSMPSGVIALITAMSFGVAIATVYIGMIVWRRYRYGHRELLVNELEFDTNDLRHFEL; encoded by the exons ATGCTTCGGCTACCCGTGGTCACCGTTGCGATCATTTCGATGCTCG TAAGCGGTAATACGGTGTTACCAAACGCGGTGGTCCAGAAGGGTGCCACGGAGACTTCGGCGATCCCGCAGACGAAGATCGATGCAACGAACCCTCCGTCGATCAACGATAGCTCGGACGCGATAACTTCGGTCGATCCCGGCGAAAATAAGAAGG GGGGTGTAGATGTTAACAAAGCTGCTGCATCGCCGAAGACGACTAATGTTCCCGGAACGATACCGCAGCACATAGCGAATCCGAGCGAATCGGAGAAGCATAAAAAGTGCAATTCGACGAAGGAGCCGGAGGACATGCAAGGATGCTACGTAACACCGTCCGATAGCGGGGAAAACGTGGACGAGAATGCGACGCAAACCGTGACAG AATCAACAACAATCGCGAGCGCCGTGACCAAGAAGCCCGAGGCGAATAAAACGGAATCTCAGACGCCGGAACCTTCGCCGGAGAAGCCCAAAGAGAACGATAATAGAactaacaacaagaagaaggtGAATAAGGATGATAACAAGGAAAATgataacaacaagaagaaggtTACCGTGGATAATAATGGCAAAAGTAATACCAACGTCACTATAGTTATGATAAATTCGACGAAACCCACGGATCATGTGGTTTACGAAGTTGTGTCCACCGAGGCGAGTCACGAGAAAAACACGAATGACACAG GAAACGGCACGATATTTAGCACCGTGCAGCCTGTCGCTCTCGATGGCACCACGGTATCGACTAATTCGGTAGCGCCGCTGATAGCAGACAAAGGAGCAATTAAAGAACCCGGAGATGTTGTTGCACAAGTGAAATCGGCGGAACGAAACAAAAGTATGCCATCCGGTGTGATCGCGTTGATTACTGCGATGAGTTTTGGCGTCGCGATCGCAACAGTATACATTGGAATGATCGTCTGGAGGCG GTACAGGTACGGCCATCGGGAGTTACTCGTTAACGAACTAGAGTTCGATACTAATGATTTGCGTCATTTCGAG TTGTAA
- the LOC117218168 gene encoding uncharacterized protein LOC117218168 isoform X3 translates to MLRLPVVTVAIISMLVSGNTVLPNAVVQKGATETSAIPQTKIDATNPPSINDSSDAITSVDPGENKKGGVDVNKAAASPKTTNVPGTIPQHIANPSESEKHKKCNSTKEPEDMQGCYVTPSDSGENVDENATQTVTESTTIASAVTKKPKENDNRTNNKKKVNKDDNKENDNNKKKVTVDNNGKSNTNVTIVMINSTKPTDHVVYEVVSTEASHEKNTNDTGNGTIFSTVQPVALDGTTVSTNSVAPLIADKGAIKEPGDVVAQVKSAERNKSMPSGVIALITAMSFGVAIATVYIGMIVWRRYVEYRYGHRELLVNELEFDTNDLRHFEL, encoded by the exons ATGCTTCGGCTACCCGTGGTCACCGTTGCGATCATTTCGATGCTCG TAAGCGGTAATACGGTGTTACCAAACGCGGTGGTCCAGAAGGGTGCCACGGAGACTTCGGCGATCCCGCAGACGAAGATCGATGCAACGAACCCTCCGTCGATCAACGATAGCTCGGACGCGATAACTTCGGTCGATCCCGGCGAAAATAAGAAGG GGGGTGTAGATGTTAACAAAGCTGCTGCATCGCCGAAGACGACTAATGTTCCCGGAACGATACCGCAGCACATAGCGAATCCGAGCGAATCGGAGAAGCATAAAAAGTGCAATTCGACGAAGGAGCCGGAGGACATGCAAGGATGCTACGTAACACCGTCCGATAGCGGGGAAAACGTGGACGAGAATGCGACGCAAACCGTGACAG AATCAACAACAATCGCGAGCGCCGTGACCAAGAAGCCC AAAGAGAACGATAATAGAactaacaacaagaagaaggtGAATAAGGATGATAACAAGGAAAATgataacaacaagaagaaggtTACCGTGGATAATAATGGCAAAAGTAATACCAACGTCACTATAGTTATGATAAATTCGACGAAACCCACGGATCATGTGGTTTACGAAGTTGTGTCCACCGAGGCGAGTCACGAGAAAAACACGAATGACACAG GAAACGGCACGATATTTAGCACCGTGCAGCCTGTCGCTCTCGATGGCACCACGGTATCGACTAATTCGGTAGCGCCGCTGATAGCAGACAAAGGAGCAATTAAAGAACCCGGAGATGTTGTTGCACAAGTGAAATCGGCGGAACGAAACAAAAGTATGCCATCCGGTGTGATCGCGTTGATTACTGCGATGAGTTTTGGCGTCGCGATCGCAACAGTATACATTGGAATGATCGTCTGGAGGCGGTATGTTGA GTACAGGTACGGCCATCGGGAGTTACTCGTTAACGAACTAGAGTTCGATACTAATGATTTGCGTCATTTCGAG TTGTAA
- the LOC117218168 gene encoding uncharacterized protein LOC117218168 isoform X1, whose product MLRLPVVTVAIISMLVSGNTVLPNAVVQKGATETSAIPQTKIDATNPPSINDSSDAITSVDPGENKKGGVDVNKAAASPKTTNVPGTIPQHIANPSESEKHKKCNSTKEPEDMQGCYVTPSDSGENVDENATQTVTESTTIASAVTKKPEANKTESQTPEPSPEKPKENDNRTNNKKKVNKDDNKENDNNKKKVTVDNNGKSNTNVTIVMINSTKPTDHVVYEVVSTEASHEKNTNDTGNGTIFSTVQPVALDGTTVSTNSVAPLIADKGAIKEPGDVVAQVKSAERNKSMPSGVIALITAMSFGVAIATVYIGMIVWRRYVEYRYGHRELLVNELEFDTNDLRHFEL is encoded by the exons ATGCTTCGGCTACCCGTGGTCACCGTTGCGATCATTTCGATGCTCG TAAGCGGTAATACGGTGTTACCAAACGCGGTGGTCCAGAAGGGTGCCACGGAGACTTCGGCGATCCCGCAGACGAAGATCGATGCAACGAACCCTCCGTCGATCAACGATAGCTCGGACGCGATAACTTCGGTCGATCCCGGCGAAAATAAGAAGG GGGGTGTAGATGTTAACAAAGCTGCTGCATCGCCGAAGACGACTAATGTTCCCGGAACGATACCGCAGCACATAGCGAATCCGAGCGAATCGGAGAAGCATAAAAAGTGCAATTCGACGAAGGAGCCGGAGGACATGCAAGGATGCTACGTAACACCGTCCGATAGCGGGGAAAACGTGGACGAGAATGCGACGCAAACCGTGACAG AATCAACAACAATCGCGAGCGCCGTGACCAAGAAGCCCGAGGCGAATAAAACGGAATCTCAGACGCCGGAACCTTCGCCGGAGAAGCCCAAAGAGAACGATAATAGAactaacaacaagaagaaggtGAATAAGGATGATAACAAGGAAAATgataacaacaagaagaaggtTACCGTGGATAATAATGGCAAAAGTAATACCAACGTCACTATAGTTATGATAAATTCGACGAAACCCACGGATCATGTGGTTTACGAAGTTGTGTCCACCGAGGCGAGTCACGAGAAAAACACGAATGACACAG GAAACGGCACGATATTTAGCACCGTGCAGCCTGTCGCTCTCGATGGCACCACGGTATCGACTAATTCGGTAGCGCCGCTGATAGCAGACAAAGGAGCAATTAAAGAACCCGGAGATGTTGTTGCACAAGTGAAATCGGCGGAACGAAACAAAAGTATGCCATCCGGTGTGATCGCGTTGATTACTGCGATGAGTTTTGGCGTCGCGATCGCAACAGTATACATTGGAATGATCGTCTGGAGGCGGTATGTTGA GTACAGGTACGGCCATCGGGAGTTACTCGTTAACGAACTAGAGTTCGATACTAATGATTTGCGTCATTTCGAG TTGTAA